The Neoarius graeffei isolate fNeoGra1 chromosome 7, fNeoGra1.pri, whole genome shotgun sequence genome includes a region encoding these proteins:
- the mea1 gene encoding male-enhanced antigen 1 has protein sequence MEVGRTRVMGPERVLPSSEEELGQERGSEPTAEEWSGEDGEGEDGAPGEEEEEEEEEDSAGYYYQPLNQEPDGGPNTQLDQNDEATHVDQLQEVQERIEAMGLFLPQPPAPDSDEEEDPEGAAARRSHASIPMDPDHVELVKRTMAAVNLPSLGIPAWAREISDDQWKDMVQKTLQSRQSSAGLLLQRK, from the exons ATGGAAGTGGGGAGGACCCGGGTCATGGGTCCAGAAAGAGTGCTGCCGAGCTCGGAGGAGGAGCTGGGACAGGAGCGAGGGTCAGAGCCCACAGCCGAGGAGTGGAGCGGGGAGGACGGGGAAGGGGAGGACGGAGCCccaggggaggaggaggaagaagaggaggaggaggacagcGCCGGTTATTATTATCAACCACTGAACCAGGAGCCTGATGGAGGGCCCAACACACAGCTGGATCAAAACGACGAAGCAACACATGTCGATCAGCTCCAGGAGGTTCAGGAGAGAATAGAG GCCATGGGCTTGTTCCTGCCTCAGCCCCCAGCTCCAGACAGTGATGAGGAGGAGGATCCTGAAGGAGCTGCTGCACGCCGGAGCCATGCCTCCATTCCTATGGATCCTG ATCATGTTGAGCTCGTGAAAAGGACTATGGCAGCAGTGAACTTGCCGTCTCTGGGGATCCCTGCGTGGGCTCGTGAGATTTCTGATGACCAGTGGAAGGACATGGTGCAGAAGACTCTCCAGTCTCGGCAGAGCTCAGCAGGCCTCTTACTGCAACGTAAATGA